The window CGAGACCACGGCCGTCGAGGTCCAGCTCCAGATCGTCAAGTCGCTTCTGGCAGCCGTCTTGAATGATAAAATCGTTGTTCACGGAGCAGGTCTACTGAAAGCTGTGCGCCAAGTCTACAATGTCTTCCTGCTCTCTCGGAGTACGGCCAATCAGCAGGTTGCGCAAGGCACCCTGACACAAATGGTTGGCACCGTCTTTGAGCGAGTAAAGACCAGACTTCACATGAAGGAAACCAGATTGAGCTTGAACAATCTTAACCACGGCGCAAGCAATGTTACCTTTGAGCAATCCGAGGTTGCCAACGGTACCCAGCACAGTGACGACGGCGAAGATACCTCAACTGCACCACCTGAAAGCAGCGATGGTCCGGAAGAGCCGGTCAGTGCCGCCAAACTCACGCTCAAAGATCTTGAGCATCGCAAAAGTTTCGACGATTCCACCCTCGGCGATGGACCTACAATGGTTACGCGACTCAAGTCAGATAAAAAAGACGAAAGTGACGTGTCCGTGTCGGGCCAGTCTCTCCCACAAGAAGACAGCGATGCACTAGACGCTGAGGACGAGGTGTACATCCGAGATGCCTACCTCGTGTTCCGGTCTTTCTGCAATTTGTCGACCAAGGTTCTGCCCCCCGACCAGTTGTTCGACTTGCGAGGCCAGCCAATGCGTTCCAAGCTGGTCTCTCTACACCTCATCCACACCCTTCTTAATAACAACATTGCCGTCTTTACTTCGCCTCTCTGTACTATTACGAGCTCCAAGAGCAACGAGCCCACCACTTTTCTTCAAGCCATTAAATTTTATCTTTGCCTTAGCATTACACGCAATGGAGCCAGTTCGGTGGATAGAATCTTTGATATCTGCTGTGAGATTTTTTGGCTCATGCTAAAGTACATGCGCCCCTCATTCAAGGTAGGCCGGGCTACCCCAAAGCCCCTCCAACGAATCTATCAGAGGCTCACTCCATTTTAGAAAGAAATCGAGGTCATTCTCAACGAGATTTATCTGGCCCTCTTGTCCCAAAAGAATGCGCCCCTGACGCAGAAGCTGTATTTCGTCTCCATTCTGAACCGCCTTTGCGCCGACCCTCGAGCTTTGGTTGAAACCTATCTCAACTACGATTGTGATCAGTCAGTAGAGAACATCTTCCAGACGGTCATTGAAGACCTGTCCAAATTTGCGACGGCGCCTGTTGCGATTACTTCCATTCATGAGCAGGCGTACGAGGAGCAGAGGGCGAAAACTACACCAGCCAGCGAGTGGCAGCTCAAGGGCATTCTGCCCCCTTCTCTTACTGTTGCACAGATTATCCCGTCACAAGAAGGCGAGACCGACTATCCCAAGGAATATGCAATCAAACGTCTGTCACTAGAGGCTCTTGTCGAGACCCTTCGCTCTTTGGTCAACTGGTCCGCCTCCGTACGCTCGGAGGGCGAAAATCTCCGTCCGGATGGAGATACCAGGACCTCTTTTGACGAGCTGCGGCCGTCTATCGACCCCACTACAAGCGAAAATGCATCTCGGCTCGACACCCCTCTACCACCCTCGACCCCTGTATTTGAAGATGACCCCGATCATCTAAGCAAAGAGAAAGCCAGGAAAACGGCTCTCATGAAGGGAATTAGGCAGTTCAACTTTAAGCCCAAACGCGGTATTGAAATGCTTATTCGCGATGGGTTCATTGCGAGCGACACGCCTCAGGATATTGCCACTTTCTTATTGAATGAGGACAAGCTGGACAAAGCACAGATTGGCGAGTATCTTGGTGAAGGAGACCAAAAGAACATTGACACCATGCACGCGTTTGTGGACTCGATGGACTTCACCAAAAAGCGGTTTGTCGATGCTCTTCGCCATTTCTTGCAGTCGTTCCGTCTACCAGGAGAAGCACAGAAGATTGATCGATTCATGCTCAAGTTTGCCGAGCGTTATGTCCTTGGCAATCCCAACGCCTTTGCCAATGCTGACACGGCATATGTGCTGGCATACTCTGTCATCTTGCTGAATACGGATTTGCACAGCAGCAAGATTGCCAAAAGAATGACCAAGGAAGAATTTATCCGAAACAATGCGGGCATCAATGACAATGCCGATTTGCCTCACGATTATCAAATCACCATCTACGAGGAAATCGCCAGCAATGAAATCGTTTTGAAGAGTGAGCGTGACattgcagcagccgccggTAATCTTCCGCCTCAGCCAAGTGGCCTGGCCGCAGGCTTGGGACAGGCTTTCTCGAATGTTGGACGTGACTTGCAACGAGAGGCTTATATGCAGCAATCAGAAGAGATTGCGCTGCGCTCAGAACAGCTTTTCAAGAACTTGTTCAAGAGTCAGCGACGAAACGCCTCCAAGACGGCGCCAAAGTACATTGAGGCAACGTCCTTCAAGCACGTAGAAGCCATGTTTGACATCACATGGatgtccatcttctctgcGCTTTCAGGGCAAATGCAAAAAGCACATAACCTCGAGGTTAACAAGCTTTGCTTGGAGGGCATGCGGCTGGCAACCCAAATTGCTTGCCTCTTCCATCAGTCAACACCTCGAGAAGCGTTCATTTCCGCACTCCGAAATGCCACAAATTTGAATAATCCTCAAGAGATGCAGGCTAAGAACATTGAGGCACTGAAGGTGATACTGGATCTCGCCCAAACAGAGGGCAATGTTCTCCAGGAGTCGTGGAAGGATATCC of the Trichoderma breve strain T069 chromosome 4, whole genome shotgun sequence genome contains:
- a CDS encoding sec7 domain-containing protein; the encoded protein is MSSLKFVVSSLDAIATSKDAQRNKQLADLTKTALDAIKEQDQLPDPEIVFAPLQLATKTNSPQLTTTALDCIGKLISYSYFSLHNKDEAHKEGAEPASPLIERAIDTICDCFQGETTAVEVQLQIVKSLLAAVLNDKIVVHGAGLLKAVRQVYNVFLLSRSTANQQVAQGTLTQMVGTVFERVKTRLHMKETRLSLNNLNHGASNVTFEQSEVANGTQHSDDGEDTSTAPPESSDGPEEPVSAAKLTLKDLEHRKSFDDSTLGDGPTMVTRLKSDKKDESDVSVSGQSLPQEDSDALDAEDEVYIRDAYLVFRSFCNLSTKVLPPDQLFDLRGQPMRSKLVSLHLIHTLLNNNIAVFTSPLCTITSSKSNEPTTFLQAIKFYLCLSITRNGASSVDRIFDICCEIFWLMLKYMRPSFKKEIEVILNEIYLALLSQKNAPLTQKLYFVSILNRLCADPRALVETYLNYDCDQSVENIFQTVIEDLSKFATAPVAITSIHEQAYEEQRAKTTPASEWQLKGILPPSLTVAQIIPSQEGETDYPKEYAIKRLSLEALVETLRSLVNWSASVRSEGENLRPDGDTRTSFDELRPSIDPTTSENASRLDTPLPPSTPVFEDDPDHLSKEKARKTALMKGIRQFNFKPKRGIEMLIRDGFIASDTPQDIATFLLNEDKLDKAQIGEYLGEGDQKNIDTMHAFVDSMDFTKKRFVDALRHFLQSFRLPGEAQKIDRFMLKFAERYVLGNPNAFANADTAYVLAYSVILLNTDLHSSKIAKRMTKEEFIRNNAGINDNADLPHDYQITIYEEIASNEIVLKSERLGQAFSNVGRDLQREAYMQQSEEIALRSEQLFKNLFKSQRRNASKTAPKYIEATSFKHVEAMFDITWMSIFSALSGQMQKAHNLEVNKLCLEGMRLATQIACLFHQSTPREAFISALRNATNLNNPQEMQAKNIEALKVILDLAQTEGNVLQESWKDILMCISQLDRLQLISGGVDESAIPDVSQLKNRPRQRSATGPRGFSNEIALESRSDELIRSVDRIFSNTANLSGEAMVYFAKALTEIVEISYYNMNRVRFEWSNIWVVLGEHFNQVGCHNNMNIVFFALDSLRQLSMRFMEIEELAGFKFQKDFLKPFEHVLSNSHNITVKDMVLRCLIQMIQARGDNIRSGWRTMFGVFTVAAREPYESIVNLAYENVNQVYKEKFGVVISQGAFTDLIKKSLGALELLKSIIPTMLKTPECPLSHEPWNASRAENGDPPPSIKKVQTKTSMEEGYWFPVLFAFHDVLMTGEDLEVRSNALEYFFAALLKYGGGFTQAFWDILWRQQLYPIFMVLRSRPEMTNVLNHEELSVWLSTTMIQALRNMITLFTHYFDALEYMLDRFLELLALCICQENDTISRIGSNCLQQLILKNVTKFSLVHWTKIVGAFCELFDRTTAYQLFTAANMEASTSFPLASSNGLEFTSPLSPTTAEAPADEKSLKINARRRFFNRIISRCVLQLLMIETVNELFSNDTVYTNIPSTELLRLMALLKRSFQFARRFNEDKELRMRLWREGFMKQPPNLLKQESGAAATYVSILFRMFVDDAPERLKSRPDIEAALVPLCEDIITGYSMLVEESQQRNIIAWRPVVVDVLEGYATFPEDAFKAHLASFYPLAIDLLQKDLTADLRGALLVVLRRVGEVYLGIEGMTKVGDKRRDSLASANAEEVSGGSEAAARKML